The following coding sequences lie in one Salvelinus fontinalis isolate EN_2023a chromosome 21, ASM2944872v1, whole genome shotgun sequence genomic window:
- the LOC129818963 gene encoding oocyte zinc finger protein XlCOF6-like isoform X1: MSTYNMFQSETTSIMAFVVETVMKEISHLSNAQHSDANDCSKYERELCTIMNLVMGEANRKICQLFLVASSRLQNENGKLKTKMEQMEEDMKTITEKAEHYRMSLAKVQAQAEPKGPTHVLHNGIIFAIKPLDLPVLPGMTAGSALPGNVSQANPVTNATSVRAGPAMVCSKPTETSSLECDSSLGDTDGLNTDLSPRDTESNVEDMRAALPEGNERDGHESQKNSNTKGTRSKETKRFKCDVCEKTFSKKELLRVHKLSHTRPFKCDVCQKTFTRKGLLEAHKLSHTRPFKCDICDKVFNLNRLLVRHKLLHTGERPFACGQCGKTFRMSKQLEHHMLRHREKTLSCKVCESIFPTKKDLTQHRLVHAVERPFKCLTCGKGFTSRAVLMGHERIHTGEKPHSCAECGKSYRLSYDLSIHMRRHTGERPHLCSECGKSFITKSSLENHKVIHTGEKPFTCETCGAAFGHKANLQRHQVLHTGERPFKCKVCGKSYLQSTDLKAHMHRHGATKPFMCDLCGKTFIYNYQMRQHNIKWHTAEGENIPGGVGTSTKPFSCDVCLNGFSSMLTLKNHQQVHTGQNQYSCSVCEKTFAYKNTLDYHMKLHSGEKPHECKYCGRKFILKQALKGHERTHTGEKPFKCSYCDKTFSVNSNLKRHERVHTGEKPFKCDVCGRGFSQANNVKAHMQVHTGVRPYYCKRCGKGFSDIRHYKNHSCNGVAATRNQSRKPSDRTFRSRKGGRDRSACLNAAVM, encoded by the exons ATGTCAACTTACAATATGTTCCAGTCAGAAACAACATCGATTATGGCTTTTGTCGTCGAGACTGTAATGAAAGAAATTAGCCATCTTTCAAACGCGCAACACTCGGACGCTAACGACTGCAGTAAATATGAGAGAGAG CTTTGCACCATAATGAATCTGGTGATGGGGGAGGCTAATCGTAAAATCTGCCAACTATTCCTCGTGGCCTCCTCACGTCTACAAAATGAAAATGGGAAACTGAAGACCAAGATGGAGCAGATGGAGGAAGATATGAAGACAATAACTGAGAAGGCTGAACATTATAGAATGTCTCTAGCTAAAGTGCAGGCACAAGCAGAACCGAAAGGACCTACCCATGTTCTGCACAATGGAATCATCTTTGCAATTAAACCACTTG ATCTCCCAGTGTTGCCTGGAATGACAGCGGGTTCAGCATTGCCAGGGAATGTCAGTCAAGCAAACCCTGTGACTAACGCAACATCAGTCCGTGCAG GTCCTGCAATGGTTTGCAGTAAACCCACAGAGACGTCTTCATTGGAGTGTGACTCCTCTCTGGGAGACACAGAtggactgaatacagacctctcCCCAAGAGACACTGAATCCAACGTTGAGGATATGAGAGCTGCTCTGCCTGAGGGCAACGAGAGAGACGGCCAtgaaagccagaaaaacagcaatACTAAAGGGACACGATCCAAAGAAACCAAACGCTTCAAGTGTGATGTTTGTGAGAAGACCTTCAGCAAGAAAGAGTTGTTGAGAGTTCACAAGCTAAGTCACACAAGACCCTTCAAGTGTGATGTGTGTCAGAAGACCTTCACCAGGAAGGGGTTACTGGAAGCTCACAAGCTAAGTCACACAAGACCCTTCAAGTGTGATATTTGTGACAAGGTCTTCAACCTGAACCGCTTGCTGGTACGTCACAAGCTacttcacacaggagagaggccaTTCGCTTGTGGTCAATGTGGCAAAACATTCAGAATGTCCAAGCAGCTCGAACATCACATGTTGCGTCACAGAGAAAAAACGCTCAGTTGCAAAGTTTGCGAAAGTATATTCCCTACCAAGAAAGATCTGACACAACATCGGCTTGTTCATGCAGTGGAGAGACCGTTCAAGTGTCTGACTTGTGGAAAAGGTTTCACATCAAGGGCCGTGCTTATGGGGCACGAGAGAATCCACACCGGTGAAAAACCACACAGCTGCGCtgaatgtgggaagagttacAGACTGTCTTATGACCTAAGTATTCATATGCGAAGACATACAGGTGAACGTCCACACTTATGCTCGGAGTGTGGTAAGAGCTTTATAACTAAATCCAGCCTTGAAAACCACAAGGTAATCCATACAGGGGAGAAGCCATTTACATGTGAGACCTGTGGAGCTGCTTTCGGCCATAAAGCAAACCTTCAGAGACACCAAGTTCTTCACACAGGGGAGAGACCGTTCAAATGTAAAGTGTGTGGGAAAAGCTACCTTCAGTCCACCGACCTAAAAGCTCACATGCACCGTCATGGGGCAACCAAACCATTTATGTGTGACCTATGTGGAAAGACTTTCATTTACAATTACCAAATGAGACAGCACAATATAAAATGGCACACAGCTGAAGGAGAGAACATTCCTGGGGGAGTGGGAACCTCGACAAAGCCATTCAGTTGTGATGTATGTTTGAATGGCTTCAGCTCCATGCTAACTCTGAAAAACCATCAACAAGTTCACACAGGACAAAATCAATACTCTTGTTCTGTTTGCGAAAAGACCTTTGCCTATAAAAATACTTTGGACTATCACATGAAACTTCACAGTGGAGAGAAGCCCCATGAATGTAAATACTGTGGAAGAAAATTCATTCTTAAGCAAGCTCTCAAAGGACATGAGCGAACCCATACAGGTGAAAAGCCCTTCAAATGCAGTTATTGTGACAAGACTTTCTCAGTCAACAGCAATCTCAAAAGGCATGAGCGAGTCCACACGGGAGAGAAGCCATTCAAATGTGACGTCTGCGGGAGAGGTTTCAGCCAAGCCAACAATGTCAAAGCCCACATGCAAGTCCACACTGGAGTTAGGCCTTATTATTGCAAGAGATGTGGAAAGGGCTTTTCTGACATAAGACACTACAAAAACCATAGCTGTAATGGTGTGGCAGCGACACGCAATCAGTCTCGTAAACCTTCTGACCGTACTTTTAGAAGTAGgaaaggaggtagagacaggAGTGCTTGCCTTAATGCTGCTGTGATGTAG
- the LOC129818963 gene encoding oocyte zinc finger protein XlCOF6-like isoform X2, whose translation MALWEHEPSPIKLCTIMNLVMGEANRKICQLFLVASSRLQNENGKLKTKMEQMEEDMKTITEKAEHYRMSLAKVQAQAEPKGPTHVLHNGIIFAIKPLDLPVLPGMTAGSALPGNVSQANPVTNATSVRAGPAMVCSKPTETSSLECDSSLGDTDGLNTDLSPRDTESNVEDMRAALPEGNERDGHESQKNSNTKGTRSKETKRFKCDVCEKTFSKKELLRVHKLSHTRPFKCDVCQKTFTRKGLLEAHKLSHTRPFKCDICDKVFNLNRLLVRHKLLHTGERPFACGQCGKTFRMSKQLEHHMLRHREKTLSCKVCESIFPTKKDLTQHRLVHAVERPFKCLTCGKGFTSRAVLMGHERIHTGEKPHSCAECGKSYRLSYDLSIHMRRHTGERPHLCSECGKSFITKSSLENHKVIHTGEKPFTCETCGAAFGHKANLQRHQVLHTGERPFKCKVCGKSYLQSTDLKAHMHRHGATKPFMCDLCGKTFIYNYQMRQHNIKWHTAEGENIPGGVGTSTKPFSCDVCLNGFSSMLTLKNHQQVHTGQNQYSCSVCEKTFAYKNTLDYHMKLHSGEKPHECKYCGRKFILKQALKGHERTHTGEKPFKCSYCDKTFSVNSNLKRHERVHTGEKPFKCDVCGRGFSQANNVKAHMQVHTGVRPYYCKRCGKGFSDIRHYKNHSCNGVAATRNQSRKPSDRTFRSRKGGRDRSACLNAAVM comes from the exons atggccctGTGGGAGCATGAACCAAGCCCAATCAAG CTTTGCACCATAATGAATCTGGTGATGGGGGAGGCTAATCGTAAAATCTGCCAACTATTCCTCGTGGCCTCCTCACGTCTACAAAATGAAAATGGGAAACTGAAGACCAAGATGGAGCAGATGGAGGAAGATATGAAGACAATAACTGAGAAGGCTGAACATTATAGAATGTCTCTAGCTAAAGTGCAGGCACAAGCAGAACCGAAAGGACCTACCCATGTTCTGCACAATGGAATCATCTTTGCAATTAAACCACTTG ATCTCCCAGTGTTGCCTGGAATGACAGCGGGTTCAGCATTGCCAGGGAATGTCAGTCAAGCAAACCCTGTGACTAACGCAACATCAGTCCGTGCAG GTCCTGCAATGGTTTGCAGTAAACCCACAGAGACGTCTTCATTGGAGTGTGACTCCTCTCTGGGAGACACAGAtggactgaatacagacctctcCCCAAGAGACACTGAATCCAACGTTGAGGATATGAGAGCTGCTCTGCCTGAGGGCAACGAGAGAGACGGCCAtgaaagccagaaaaacagcaatACTAAAGGGACACGATCCAAAGAAACCAAACGCTTCAAGTGTGATGTTTGTGAGAAGACCTTCAGCAAGAAAGAGTTGTTGAGAGTTCACAAGCTAAGTCACACAAGACCCTTCAAGTGTGATGTGTGTCAGAAGACCTTCACCAGGAAGGGGTTACTGGAAGCTCACAAGCTAAGTCACACAAGACCCTTCAAGTGTGATATTTGTGACAAGGTCTTCAACCTGAACCGCTTGCTGGTACGTCACAAGCTacttcacacaggagagaggccaTTCGCTTGTGGTCAATGTGGCAAAACATTCAGAATGTCCAAGCAGCTCGAACATCACATGTTGCGTCACAGAGAAAAAACGCTCAGTTGCAAAGTTTGCGAAAGTATATTCCCTACCAAGAAAGATCTGACACAACATCGGCTTGTTCATGCAGTGGAGAGACCGTTCAAGTGTCTGACTTGTGGAAAAGGTTTCACATCAAGGGCCGTGCTTATGGGGCACGAGAGAATCCACACCGGTGAAAAACCACACAGCTGCGCtgaatgtgggaagagttacAGACTGTCTTATGACCTAAGTATTCATATGCGAAGACATACAGGTGAACGTCCACACTTATGCTCGGAGTGTGGTAAGAGCTTTATAACTAAATCCAGCCTTGAAAACCACAAGGTAATCCATACAGGGGAGAAGCCATTTACATGTGAGACCTGTGGAGCTGCTTTCGGCCATAAAGCAAACCTTCAGAGACACCAAGTTCTTCACACAGGGGAGAGACCGTTCAAATGTAAAGTGTGTGGGAAAAGCTACCTTCAGTCCACCGACCTAAAAGCTCACATGCACCGTCATGGGGCAACCAAACCATTTATGTGTGACCTATGTGGAAAGACTTTCATTTACAATTACCAAATGAGACAGCACAATATAAAATGGCACACAGCTGAAGGAGAGAACATTCCTGGGGGAGTGGGAACCTCGACAAAGCCATTCAGTTGTGATGTATGTTTGAATGGCTTCAGCTCCATGCTAACTCTGAAAAACCATCAACAAGTTCACACAGGACAAAATCAATACTCTTGTTCTGTTTGCGAAAAGACCTTTGCCTATAAAAATACTTTGGACTATCACATGAAACTTCACAGTGGAGAGAAGCCCCATGAATGTAAATACTGTGGAAGAAAATTCATTCTTAAGCAAGCTCTCAAAGGACATGAGCGAACCCATACAGGTGAAAAGCCCTTCAAATGCAGTTATTGTGACAAGACTTTCTCAGTCAACAGCAATCTCAAAAGGCATGAGCGAGTCCACACGGGAGAGAAGCCATTCAAATGTGACGTCTGCGGGAGAGGTTTCAGCCAAGCCAACAATGTCAAAGCCCACATGCAAGTCCACACTGGAGTTAGGCCTTATTATTGCAAGAGATGTGGAAAGGGCTTTTCTGACATAAGACACTACAAAAACCATAGCTGTAATGGTGTGGCAGCGACACGCAATCAGTCTCGTAAACCTTCTGACCGTACTTTTAGAAGTAGgaaaggaggtagagacaggAGTGCTTGCCTTAATGCTGCTGTGATGTAG
- the LOC129818963 gene encoding oocyte zinc finger protein XlCOF6-like isoform X3, with protein sequence MNLVMGEANRKICQLFLVASSRLQNENGKLKTKMEQMEEDMKTITEKAEHYRMSLAKVQAQAEPKGPTHVLHNGIIFAIKPLDLPVLPGMTAGSALPGNVSQANPVTNATSVRAGPAMVCSKPTETSSLECDSSLGDTDGLNTDLSPRDTESNVEDMRAALPEGNERDGHESQKNSNTKGTRSKETKRFKCDVCEKTFSKKELLRVHKLSHTRPFKCDVCQKTFTRKGLLEAHKLSHTRPFKCDICDKVFNLNRLLVRHKLLHTGERPFACGQCGKTFRMSKQLEHHMLRHREKTLSCKVCESIFPTKKDLTQHRLVHAVERPFKCLTCGKGFTSRAVLMGHERIHTGEKPHSCAECGKSYRLSYDLSIHMRRHTGERPHLCSECGKSFITKSSLENHKVIHTGEKPFTCETCGAAFGHKANLQRHQVLHTGERPFKCKVCGKSYLQSTDLKAHMHRHGATKPFMCDLCGKTFIYNYQMRQHNIKWHTAEGENIPGGVGTSTKPFSCDVCLNGFSSMLTLKNHQQVHTGQNQYSCSVCEKTFAYKNTLDYHMKLHSGEKPHECKYCGRKFILKQALKGHERTHTGEKPFKCSYCDKTFSVNSNLKRHERVHTGEKPFKCDVCGRGFSQANNVKAHMQVHTGVRPYYCKRCGKGFSDIRHYKNHSCNGVAATRNQSRKPSDRTFRSRKGGRDRSACLNAAVM encoded by the exons ATGAATCTGGTGATGGGGGAGGCTAATCGTAAAATCTGCCAACTATTCCTCGTGGCCTCCTCACGTCTACAAAATGAAAATGGGAAACTGAAGACCAAGATGGAGCAGATGGAGGAAGATATGAAGACAATAACTGAGAAGGCTGAACATTATAGAATGTCTCTAGCTAAAGTGCAGGCACAAGCAGAACCGAAAGGACCTACCCATGTTCTGCACAATGGAATCATCTTTGCAATTAAACCACTTG ATCTCCCAGTGTTGCCTGGAATGACAGCGGGTTCAGCATTGCCAGGGAATGTCAGTCAAGCAAACCCTGTGACTAACGCAACATCAGTCCGTGCAG GTCCTGCAATGGTTTGCAGTAAACCCACAGAGACGTCTTCATTGGAGTGTGACTCCTCTCTGGGAGACACAGAtggactgaatacagacctctcCCCAAGAGACACTGAATCCAACGTTGAGGATATGAGAGCTGCTCTGCCTGAGGGCAACGAGAGAGACGGCCAtgaaagccagaaaaacagcaatACTAAAGGGACACGATCCAAAGAAACCAAACGCTTCAAGTGTGATGTTTGTGAGAAGACCTTCAGCAAGAAAGAGTTGTTGAGAGTTCACAAGCTAAGTCACACAAGACCCTTCAAGTGTGATGTGTGTCAGAAGACCTTCACCAGGAAGGGGTTACTGGAAGCTCACAAGCTAAGTCACACAAGACCCTTCAAGTGTGATATTTGTGACAAGGTCTTCAACCTGAACCGCTTGCTGGTACGTCACAAGCTacttcacacaggagagaggccaTTCGCTTGTGGTCAATGTGGCAAAACATTCAGAATGTCCAAGCAGCTCGAACATCACATGTTGCGTCACAGAGAAAAAACGCTCAGTTGCAAAGTTTGCGAAAGTATATTCCCTACCAAGAAAGATCTGACACAACATCGGCTTGTTCATGCAGTGGAGAGACCGTTCAAGTGTCTGACTTGTGGAAAAGGTTTCACATCAAGGGCCGTGCTTATGGGGCACGAGAGAATCCACACCGGTGAAAAACCACACAGCTGCGCtgaatgtgggaagagttacAGACTGTCTTATGACCTAAGTATTCATATGCGAAGACATACAGGTGAACGTCCACACTTATGCTCGGAGTGTGGTAAGAGCTTTATAACTAAATCCAGCCTTGAAAACCACAAGGTAATCCATACAGGGGAGAAGCCATTTACATGTGAGACCTGTGGAGCTGCTTTCGGCCATAAAGCAAACCTTCAGAGACACCAAGTTCTTCACACAGGGGAGAGACCGTTCAAATGTAAAGTGTGTGGGAAAAGCTACCTTCAGTCCACCGACCTAAAAGCTCACATGCACCGTCATGGGGCAACCAAACCATTTATGTGTGACCTATGTGGAAAGACTTTCATTTACAATTACCAAATGAGACAGCACAATATAAAATGGCACACAGCTGAAGGAGAGAACATTCCTGGGGGAGTGGGAACCTCGACAAAGCCATTCAGTTGTGATGTATGTTTGAATGGCTTCAGCTCCATGCTAACTCTGAAAAACCATCAACAAGTTCACACAGGACAAAATCAATACTCTTGTTCTGTTTGCGAAAAGACCTTTGCCTATAAAAATACTTTGGACTATCACATGAAACTTCACAGTGGAGAGAAGCCCCATGAATGTAAATACTGTGGAAGAAAATTCATTCTTAAGCAAGCTCTCAAAGGACATGAGCGAACCCATACAGGTGAAAAGCCCTTCAAATGCAGTTATTGTGACAAGACTTTCTCAGTCAACAGCAATCTCAAAAGGCATGAGCGAGTCCACACGGGAGAGAAGCCATTCAAATGTGACGTCTGCGGGAGAGGTTTCAGCCAAGCCAACAATGTCAAAGCCCACATGCAAGTCCACACTGGAGTTAGGCCTTATTATTGCAAGAGATGTGGAAAGGGCTTTTCTGACATAAGACACTACAAAAACCATAGCTGTAATGGTGTGGCAGCGACACGCAATCAGTCTCGTAAACCTTCTGACCGTACTTTTAGAAGTAGgaaaggaggtagagacaggAGTGCTTGCCTTAATGCTGCTGTGATGTAG
- the LOC129818962 gene encoding zinc finger protein 708-like has product MATTCYNRFQSETTSIMAVVVDTAMTEISRFLPSVPNSYPNVSNPEREEWLNEPELCTIMNLVTGEAIRKICQLFLVVSSSLQNENDELKTKVEQMDEDMKTKVEQMDEVLKTKVEQMDEDMKALTEKAEHYRASLAKMQAQAELKGPTHILLNGMIFAIPPVGLPMLSGMTEASTLPGNVSHANPVTNAMSVSAGPAKVCCKPTETSSLECDSSLGDTHGLNTDPSPRDTESNVEDMRAALPEGNERDSHEIQKNSSTTKRMRSKETKCFKCDVCEKTFSRNNLLVQHKLTHTRPFKCDVCEKTFSRKGSLEAHKLSKPRPFKCDVCEKNFCLNRLLVRHKLLHTGERPFACGQCGKTFRMSKQLEHHMLRHRDKTLSCKVCGNTFSTKKDLKRHQLVHAVERPFKCLTCDKGFTSRAVLMGHERIHTGEKPYSCAVCGKSYRQHGGLSIHMRRHIGVRPHSCSECGKGFMTSSSLKNHMVVHTGEKAFKCETCGAAFGHKGNLVRHQVLHTGERPYKCKVCGKSYLQSTDLKAHMHHHGATKPFMCDLCGKTFMYNFQVRRHHLKWHTAEGEKQRERKRRERARTARRQRTSTTQYSCSVCGKTFAYKHTFDYHMRLHRGVKPYACKYCEKKFVLKQALEGHERTHTGEKPFKCSYCDKTFSVNTNLKRHERVHTGEKPFKCDVCGRGFSQANNVKAHMQVHTGVRPYYCKRCGKGFSDIRHYKNHSCNGVAATRDQSRKSSDRSFRNKKGGEDSSACLNAAVM; this is encoded by the exons ATGGCTACAACTTGTTATAATAGGTTTCAGTCAGAAACAACATCGATTATGGCCGTTGTCGTTGACACGGCAATGACAGAAATTAGCCGATTTCTGCCCAGCGTGCCAAATTCTTACCCTAACGTTAGCAATccggagagagag gaatggctgaacgaaccagag ctgTGCACAATTATGAATCTTGTGACAGGGGAGGCTATTAGGAAAATCTGCCAACTATTCCTAGTGGTCTCCTCAAGTTTACAAAATGAGAACGATGAACTGAAGACCAAGGTGGAGCAGATGGATGAAGATATGAAAACCAAGGTGGAGCAGATGGATGAAGTTCTGAAAACCAAGGTGGAGCAGATGGATGAAGATATGAAGGCATTAACTGAGAAAGCTGAACATTATAGAGCATCACTGGCTAAAATGCAGGCACAAGCAGAACTGAAAGGACCCACGCATATTCTGCTCAATGGAATGATTTTTGCAATTCCACCAGTTG GTCTCCCAATGTTGTCTGGAATGACAGAAGCTTCAACATTGCCAGGGAATGTCAGTCACGCAAACCCGGTCACTAACGCAATGTCAGTCTCTGCAG GTCCTGCAAAGGTTTGCTGTAAACCCACAGAAACTTCTTCGTTGGAGTGTGACTCCTCTCTGGGAGACACACATGGACTGAATACAGACCCTTCACCAAGAGACACTGAATCCAACGTTGAGGATATGAGAGCTGCTTTGCCAGAGGGCAACGAGAGAGACAGCCATGAAATCCAGAAAAACAGCAGTACTACTAAAAGGATGCGATCCAAAGAAACCAAATGCTTCAAGTGTGATGTTTGTGAGAAGACCTTCAGCCGGAACAACCTACTGGTACAACACAAGCTAACTCACACAAGACCCTTCAAGTGTGATGTGTGTGAAAAGACCTTCAGCAGGAAGGGGTCACTGGAAGCTCACAAGCTAAGTAAACCAAGACCCTTCAAGTGTGACGTTTGTGAGAAGAACTTCTGTCTGAACCGCTTGCTGGTACGTCACAAGCTacttcacacaggagagaggccaTTCGCTTGTGGTCAATGTGGCAAAACATTCAGAATGTCCAAGCAGCTCGAACATCACATGTTGCGTCACAGAGACAAAACGCTCAGTTGCAAAGTTTGTGGAAATACATTCTCTACCAAGAAAGATCTGAAACGACATCAGCTTGTTCATGCAGTGGAGAGACCGTTCAAGTGCCTGACTTGTGACAAGGGTTTCACATCAAGGGCCGTGCTTATGGGGCACGAGAGAATCCACACTGGTGAAAAACCATACAGCTGTGCTGTATGTGGAAAGAGTTACAGACAGCATGGTGGTCTTAGTATTCATATGCGACGACATATAGGTGTACGGCCGCACTCATGTTCAGAGTGTGGTAAGGGTTTTATGACAAGCAGCAGCCTCAAAAACCACATGGTTGTTCATACAGGGGAGAAGGCATTTAAATGTGAGACATGTGGAGCTGCTTTCGGCCATAAAGGAAACCTTGTGAGACACCAAGTGCTTCACACAGGGGAGAGACCGTACAAATGTAAAGTGTGTGGGAAAAGCTACCTTCAGTCCACCGACCTAAAAGCTCACATGCACCATCATGGGGCAACCAAACCATTTATGTGTGACCTATGTGGAAAGACTTTTATGTACAATTTTCAAGTGAGACGGCACCATCTAAAATGGCACACAGctgaaggagagaaacagagggaacgaaagagaagagagagagcgagaaccgcCAGGAGACAGAGAACCTCAACAACGCAATACTCTTGTTCTGTTTGCGGAAAGACCTTTGCCTATAAACATACTTTTGACTATCACATGAGACTTCATAGGGGAGTGAAGCCCTACGCTTGTAAATACTGTGAAAAGAAATTTGTTCTTAAGCAAGCTCTAGAAGGACATGAGCGAACCCATACAGGTGAAAAGCCCTTCAAATGCAGTTATTGTGACAAGACTTTCTCAGTCAACACCAATCTCAAAAGGCATGAGCGAGTCCACACGGGAGAGAAGCCATTCAAATGTGACGTCTGCGGGAGAGGTTTCAGCCAAGCCAACAATGTCAAAGCCCACATGCAGGTCCACACCGGAGTTAGGCCTTATTATTGCAAGAGATGTGGAAAGGGCTTTTCTGACATAAGACACTACAAAAACCATAGCTGTAATGGTGTGGCAGCAACACGTGATCAGTCTCGTAAATCTTCAGACCGCTCTTTCAGAAATAAGAAAGGAGGTGAAGACAGTAGTGCTTGCCTTAATGCTGCTGTAATGTAG